A DNA window from Actinokineospora baliensis contains the following coding sequences:
- a CDS encoding DNA-formamidopyrimidine glycosylase family protein: protein MPEGDTVYRTAAMLSAALVPRVLTGGELRHPRLSTVELRGRAVLGTRTAGKHLFLRFSENLSFRSHLAMDGVWQVAAPRARWRRPAHQARAVLVTEDVQAIGFLLQEMDLVATTDEDRLIAHLGPDLLDPHWGPEHAAEAVARLTGDPTREIGVALLDQRVMAGVGNVYKAEVCFVLGVSPWTLVSDVDVERAVAVSRDLLDRNKMSADRVTTGDMRRGRQLWVYGRRTTPCLVCGGKVVAGTQGLDARVAYFCPVCQPGPVG from the coding sequence ATGCCCGAGGGCGACACCGTCTACCGCACAGCCGCGATGCTGTCCGCGGCGCTGGTGCCCCGGGTGCTGACCGGCGGCGAGCTGCGCCACCCCCGCCTGTCCACTGTGGAGCTTCGTGGCCGGGCGGTGCTGGGCACCCGGACGGCGGGAAAGCACCTGTTCCTGCGGTTCTCCGAGAACCTGAGCTTCCGCAGCCACCTCGCCATGGACGGCGTCTGGCAGGTCGCCGCGCCCCGCGCCCGCTGGCGGCGGCCCGCCCACCAGGCCCGCGCGGTGCTGGTCACCGAGGACGTCCAGGCCATCGGGTTCCTGCTGCAGGAGATGGACCTGGTCGCGACGACCGACGAAGACCGCCTGATCGCGCACCTGGGCCCAGACCTGCTGGACCCGCACTGGGGCCCGGAACACGCCGCCGAGGCGGTGGCGCGGCTGACCGGGGACCCGACGCGCGAGATCGGGGTGGCGCTGCTCGACCAGCGCGTGATGGCCGGGGTCGGCAACGTGTACAAGGCCGAGGTCTGCTTCGTGCTCGGCGTGTCCCCGTGGACCTTGGTGTCCGATGTAGACGTCGAGCGCGCGGTGGCGGTGAGCCGGGACCTGTTGGACCGCAACAAGATGAGCGCGGACCGGGTGACAACCGGCGACATGCGGCGGGGCAGGCAGCTGTGGGTGTACGGCCGCAGGACCACGCCGTGCCTGGTGTGCGGCGGGAAAGTCGTCGCGGGGACGCAGGGGCTCGACGCCCGCGTCGCGTACTTCTGCCCGGTGTGCCAGCCGGGACCGGTGGGCTAG
- a CDS encoding quinone-dependent dihydroorotate dehydrogenase yields MAYKQLVRRALFALGGGDPEIAHERTMAALTRLGRVRPAVSGLRALFGSRVERTVFGVRFPGAVGLAAGMDKDGRALRAWPGMGFGHVEVGTVTRHAQPGNPAPRLFRLRESEAIINRMGFNNAGADALAARLAALGPVGIPLGISIGKSKITPVEEAVEDYRHSLRALYRHGDYFAINVSSPNTPGLRGLQDRAALDALVGELRREADGLAGGAPVKPLLVKIAPDLTDQAIGEVLQVCADHRVSGVIATNTTLGRAGLTAAEAPTGEEAGGLSGRPLAQRSREVVAFVARETGGSLPIIGVGGVFDVDGALRMLDAGASLVQLYTGFVFEGPALVRRINRAVDAR; encoded by the coding sequence GTGGCCTACAAGCAGCTCGTCCGACGTGCCCTCTTCGCCCTCGGCGGCGGCGACCCGGAGATCGCGCACGAGCGCACCATGGCGGCGCTGACCAGGCTCGGCCGGGTCCGGCCCGCGGTGTCCGGGCTGCGCGCGCTGTTCGGGTCCCGGGTCGAGCGGACCGTGTTCGGCGTGCGCTTCCCCGGCGCTGTGGGCCTGGCCGCGGGCATGGACAAGGACGGCAGGGCGCTGCGGGCCTGGCCGGGGATGGGCTTCGGGCACGTGGAGGTCGGCACGGTCACCCGGCACGCGCAACCAGGCAACCCGGCGCCGCGGCTGTTCCGGTTGCGCGAGAGCGAAGCGATCATCAACCGGATGGGGTTCAACAACGCCGGGGCCGACGCGCTCGCCGCCCGGCTGGCGGCGCTGGGGCCGGTCGGGATCCCGTTGGGCATCAGCATCGGCAAGTCGAAAATCACCCCGGTGGAGGAGGCCGTCGAGGACTACCGGCACTCGTTGCGGGCCCTCTACCGCCACGGCGACTACTTCGCGATCAACGTCAGCTCCCCCAACACCCCCGGCCTGCGCGGACTGCAGGACCGGGCGGCGCTCGACGCGCTCGTCGGCGAGCTGCGCCGGGAAGCCGATGGGCTCGCGGGCGGCGCGCCGGTCAAGCCGCTGCTGGTCAAGATCGCGCCCGACCTCACCGACCAGGCCATCGGCGAGGTGCTGCAGGTCTGCGCCGACCACCGGGTGTCCGGGGTGATCGCGACCAACACGACCCTGGGGCGCGCGGGCCTGACCGCAGCCGAGGCGCCGACCGGCGAGGAGGCCGGCGGGCTGAGCGGACGGCCGCTGGCGCAGCGGTCCCGGGAGGTCGTGGCCTTCGTGGCGCGGGAGACCGGCGGCTCGCTGCCGATCATCGGGGTCGGCGGGGTGTTCGACGTGGACGGGGCGCTGCGGATGCTCGACGCGGGCGCGAGCCTGGTGCAGCTTTACACGGGGTTCGTCTTCGAGGGGCCCGCGCTGGTGCGGCGGATCAACCGCGCGGTCGACGCCCGTTGA
- a CDS encoding uracil-xanthine permease family protein, translating into MALWSVHGDGRRVRDGAVVAPDERLSWPLTVGFGVQHVAAMFSATVLVPAITGFPVTTTLLFSGVGTLLFLVITRNRVPAYLGSSFAFLGPLSAAQHHGMAAQLGGVLVAGLLLVGVGVAVKALGVRLLESIMPPVVTGAVIVLVGLNLAPTATKAFGAQPVIAVITLAVILGCTAVARGLLSRLSVLVGVLVGWAAAWVSGNLDGARLDALAHAAWFGPPQFTAPQIQPSVILLVIPVVIVLVAENVGHVKAVAAVTGRDLDGSVGDSLIADGLATALAGSGGGSGTTTYAENIGVMAATRVYSTAAYGVAGLNAVLLSMSPKFGALVNTIPAGVLGGATILLYGMIALVGVRIWLADRVDFADPVNLTVVAVAVVAGAGDLTVQIGDAVFSGITWGAVAVVCGYPLLRWLANRGGREVNGRRPRG; encoded by the coding sequence TTGGCGTTGTGGTCGGTGCACGGTGACGGCCGCCGGGTCCGCGACGGCGCCGTCGTGGCACCGGACGAGCGGCTGAGCTGGCCGCTGACCGTCGGGTTCGGCGTGCAGCACGTCGCGGCGATGTTCAGCGCCACCGTGCTGGTCCCGGCGATCACGGGGTTCCCGGTGACCACCACGCTGCTGTTCTCCGGGGTGGGCACACTGCTCTTCCTGGTCATCACCCGCAACCGGGTCCCGGCCTACCTCGGTTCCTCGTTCGCCTTCCTCGGCCCGCTCAGCGCCGCCCAGCACCACGGCATGGCCGCCCAGTTGGGCGGGGTGCTGGTGGCGGGCCTGCTGCTGGTCGGCGTCGGGGTCGCGGTCAAGGCGCTCGGTGTCCGGCTGCTCGAGTCGATCATGCCGCCGGTGGTGACCGGTGCGGTGATCGTGCTGGTCGGGCTGAACCTGGCGCCCACGGCCACCAAGGCCTTCGGCGCCCAACCGGTCATCGCGGTGATCACCCTGGCCGTCATCCTGGGCTGCACCGCGGTGGCCAGGGGGCTGCTGTCGCGGCTTTCGGTGCTGGTCGGCGTGCTGGTCGGGTGGGCGGCGGCCTGGGTGTCGGGCAACCTCGACGGCGCCAGGCTCGACGCGCTCGCGCACGCCGCCTGGTTCGGGCCGCCGCAGTTCACCGCCCCGCAGATCCAGCCGTCGGTGATCCTGCTGGTCATCCCGGTGGTGATCGTGCTGGTCGCGGAGAACGTCGGGCACGTCAAGGCGGTCGCCGCGGTCACCGGGCGCGACCTCGACGGGTCGGTGGGCGACTCGCTGATCGCCGACGGGCTGGCCACCGCGCTGGCCGGGTCCGGCGGCGGGTCGGGCACCACCACCTACGCGGAGAACATCGGCGTCATGGCCGCGACCCGGGTCTACTCGACCGCCGCGTACGGGGTCGCAGGCTTGAACGCCGTCCTGCTGTCGATGAGCCCGAAGTTCGGCGCCCTGGTCAACACCATCCCGGCGGGCGTGCTCGGCGGCGCCACGATCCTGCTCTACGGCATGATCGCGCTGGTCGGCGTGCGGATCTGGCTCGCCGACCGGGTCGACTTCGCCGATCCGGTGAACCTGACCGTGGTCGCGGTCGCCGTGGTCGCCGGGGCGGGCGACCTCACCGTCCAGATCGGTGACGCGGTCTTCAGCGGCATCACCTGGGGCGCGGTCGCGGTCGTCTGCGGCTACCCGCTGCTGCGCTGGCTGGCCAACCGCGGCGGCCGCGAGGTCAACGGGCGTCGACCGCGCGGTTGA
- the pspM gene encoding phage shock envelope stress response protein PspM, protein MGPRRHELIKMGGELVEQLRGPYVQQVREAITGWRDPRAKALRQRRRALRRARLWTATGVTTGTAAVVVESSAAAPGIAVPALIGAAVVSGVAAISTGVRSWRLHKQPLPEAPPPPVVLPGRGSQAREPMARLGEAEDTLRELLAQLSRGALVPPDAVTEARDTGAEAAAALRAVAAKVQVVERAREHAPPAERGHLTESVRALRVQLDHGMDGYGGLVAAAARALAASSMATPRHDLTDATDRLAALASALRDLSRG, encoded by the coding sequence ATGGGGCCGCGCCGTCACGAGCTGATCAAGATGGGCGGTGAGCTGGTCGAGCAACTGCGCGGCCCGTACGTCCAGCAGGTCCGCGAGGCCATCACCGGCTGGCGCGACCCCAGGGCCAAGGCCCTGCGCCAGCGCCGCAGGGCGCTGCGCCGGGCCCGGCTGTGGACCGCGACCGGCGTCACCACCGGCACCGCCGCGGTCGTCGTCGAGTCCTCGGCCGCGGCCCCCGGCATCGCCGTCCCCGCCCTCATCGGCGCGGCGGTGGTCTCCGGGGTCGCGGCGATCTCCACCGGGGTCCGCTCGTGGCGGCTGCACAAGCAGCCGCTGCCCGAGGCCCCGCCGCCCCCGGTCGTCCTACCGGGCCGCGGCTCCCAGGCCCGCGAACCCATGGCCCGCCTCGGCGAGGCCGAGGACACCCTCCGCGAACTGCTCGCCCAGCTGTCCAGGGGCGCCCTGGTCCCGCCGGACGCGGTCACCGAAGCCCGCGACACCGGCGCCGAAGCCGCCGCGGCTTTGCGCGCCGTCGCCGCGAAGGTCCAGGTGGTCGAGCGAGCCCGCGAACACGCCCCACCCGCGGAACGCGGCCACCTCACCGAGAGCGTCCGCGCCCTCCGCGTCCAACTCGACCACGGCATGGACGGCTACGGCGGCTTGGTCGCCGCCGCCGCCCGAGCCCTGGCGGCCAGTTCCATGGCCACCCCCCGCCACGACCTGACCGACGCCACCGACCGCCTGGCGGCCCTGGCCTCGGCCCTGCGGGACCTGTCACGCGGCTGA